The genomic stretch ATCCGTAGCCGCCAGCGCTATTGCGGATTATCGCCGGCGCTTCGAAACCGTCCACGAAAACTACTAGCGCACCCTGATCCTCGACTGCGATACCGCGTTTAGCTAGGTCATTCGCTACCCAATCGAGTTGATCGTTGTAGCGCGATTCCCCGTCTAAGTCGTCATCAGTCAGCAAAACATTTAGGCGTCGGTAGGTTTCGTTAAAACCTATCGAACTAATGTCAATGAGTTTGTGCCAAATTTTTAGCGTTTCTTCGTCCCCGCTCTGCAATTTGACGACGCGGGCACGGGCGCGATCAGCGAACTCCTCCGAAGAGTTTAAAGAATCGTTGGCACGTTTATAAAGATCCTCTGCACCAGCCAAATCGAGGGTTTCAAGGTCAAGGTTTTCGTCCAGAATCTGCTCAATTAGCATGCCGAACTGGCGTCCCCAATCGCCGACGTGATTTTGAGCGATGACCGTGTCACCAATTGCGCTTAATACCCTGTTAAAGCAGTCGCCAATAATGGTTGAGCGTAAGTGGCCAACATGCATCTGTTTTGCCACATTTGGGCTTGAATAGTCGATGACTACGGTTTTCCCGTCATTTTTGGGCAGGCCTAGACGAGCGTCTTGGTTTAAGGTGTTGACTGCTTTCGCTAGCACTTCTGGATGCAACCTAAAGTTGATGAACCCTGGCCCAGCAATTTCAGGGGTTTGAGCTAGGTCATCAATATCAAGGTCAGCAACGATACGTTCTGCCATTTGGCGCGGCGCGATACCTTCTTGTTTGGCTAATCGCAGAGCCACATTCGTTTGGAAATGCCCAAACTGGGGTTTGGTAGCTGGACGTAGCTCAGGGTCGATGCCCACAACAGCTTTAACACGTTCAGCAAGCAAATTAGGCAGAGAAGTCATAGTGGCATTCTCGCACTAACCATCAAAGTGTTACGAATCGAACACTGCCATCCTGTCGAGTTGGGCCCACATGAAATACCATTGCCATTAAGTCTTTGAATCTCGCTCCGGCAATATAAGAACAAGGTTTTGAAAGGACGCCAATGCGGATTTCAGTGGTTGGTTGCGGTTATTTGGGTGCAGTTCACGCAGCTTGTATGGCGAAATTGGGTCATGAGGTCGTCGGTGTTGATGTGGACGAGGCTAAGGTTGCAAAACTAAATGCTGGTCATGCTCCATTCTATGAACCTGGCTTCGATGGCTTGTTAACTGACCAGTTGGCCTCTGGTAGATTGCGTTTCACTACGGATTACCGTCAAATTGCGGGCGCGCAGATTAGTTTTATTGCGGTTGGCACCCCGCAAGCCTCCACCCGCTATGCTGCTGACCTTGGCTATTTGTGGCAGGCATTCGATTCGCTGATTGCAAACCTTAAACCTGATTCGCCAGCTCTCATCGTCGGTAAATCTACTGTGCCGGTTGGCACTGCGCAGAAAGTCGCTGAGCTTGCTGCCACAGCTGACAACTTGTCGGTGGTGTGGAATCCGGAGTTTTTACGCGAAGGATTCGCCGTCGAGGATACGATTCGACCGAATCGTATTGTCTACGGTTTGCCCAGGAATCCGCAAGAGGCTGAGGCGAGTCGTCAAACCTTAGATGAATGTTATGCTCCGCTGTTGGAGGCAGGTATTCCCAGGCTGGTCACTGATTATGCGACTGCTGAGTTGGTTAAGGTGGCGGCAAATAGTTTCTTGGCGACGAAGATCAGCTTCATTAACGCGATGGCTGAATTGTGTGACGCCACGGGCGCGGATGTGACCATGCTTGCTAAAGCAATTGGGTATGACGATCGTATTGGATCGAAGTTCTTGCGTGCCGGTGTAGGTTTCGGTGGCGGGTGTTTACCTAAAGATATCCGCGCGTTCATGGCACGTGCCGGAGAGTTGGGGGTTGAACAAGCGCTTACTTTTCTGCGTGAAGTAGATGCCGTCAATACCAGGCAGCGCACAAAAGCGGTCAACTTGGCTGCTGATCTAGTCGGCGGGAGTTTTATCGGACGCAAAGTGGCGATTCTTGGGGCTGCCTTCAAACCGAATTCCGATGATCTGCGGGATTCGCCCGCCCTCGATATTGCTCAACAGATTTGGGCTAGGGGAGCGGAGTTGACGATTACCGATCCGGCGGCTGGCCCAGCCTTGCGCGCGAAACGTCCGAATCTGCGTGTTGTTGACTGCGCCGAAGCAGCTATGACGGGCGCGGATGTGACCATGCTGTTGACCGAATGGGATGAATATCGCCACCTCGACCCCAGAACAGCTATTTCTTGGGTCAGAACACCAGCCATTATTGACGGCAGAAATGTGCTCGATCCGAAAGCCTGGATAGATTCTGGGTGGGTTTATCGAGGTATTGGCCGCAACGTTTGGCAATCTTAAAAATTTGTCACCGCCCACGGATAGCCTGAGAACATATCACGCTTAATCACGTTCAAAGGAGAGTGACGCAGTGGTTGACCTTTCAGCTAAGCCGTTCAACCTCGACGAAGAGGCTATTGAATGGGTTCACAAGACCATCTCCGAGATGTCTATCGAGGAAAAAATTGGTCAGCTATTTGTGAATATGGGCGCCGAGCGTACAGAAGAATATCTGACCGGCATCCTAAATAATTATCATATTGGCGCGGTTCGCTATAACCCTGGCACCGCCGCCGAGGTTTGGGAACAAAACTACATTCTGCAAACGAAATCAAAGATTCCGTTGCTTATTGCCGCCAATACTGAGGCTGGCGGAAATGGTGCTTGCACGGATGGCACCTATATCGGCCA from Vaginimicrobium propionicum encodes the following:
- a CDS encoding UDP-glucose/GDP-mannose dehydrogenase family protein, which produces MRISVVGCGYLGAVHAACMAKLGHEVVGVDVDEAKVAKLNAGHAPFYEPGFDGLLTDQLASGRLRFTTDYRQIAGAQISFIAVGTPQASTRYAADLGYLWQAFDSLIANLKPDSPALIVGKSTVPVGTAQKVAELAATADNLSVVWNPEFLREGFAVEDTIRPNRIVYGLPRNPQEAEASRQTLDECYAPLLEAGIPRLVTDYATAELVKVAANSFLATKISFINAMAELCDATGADVTMLAKAIGYDDRIGSKFLRAGVGFGGGCLPKDIRAFMARAGELGVEQALTFLREVDAVNTRQRTKAVNLAADLVGGSFIGRKVAILGAAFKPNSDDLRDSPALDIAQQIWARGAELTITDPAAGPALRAKRPNLRVVDCAEAAMTGADVTMLLTEWDEYRHLDPRTAISWVRTPAIIDGRNVLDPKAWIDSGWVYRGIGRNVWQS
- the argS gene encoding arginine--tRNA ligase; its protein translation is MTSLPNLLAERVKAVVGIDPELRPATKPQFGHFQTNVALRLAKQEGIAPRQMAERIVADLDIDDLAQTPEIAGPGFINFRLHPEVLAKAVNTLNQDARLGLPKNDGKTVVIDYSSPNVAKQMHVGHLRSTIIGDCFNRVLSAIGDTVIAQNHVGDWGRQFGMLIEQILDENLDLETLDLAGAEDLYKRANDSLNSSEEFADRARARVVKLQSGDEETLKIWHKLIDISSIGFNETYRRLNVLLTDDDLDGESRYNDQLDWVANDLAKRGIAVEDQGALVVFVDGFEAPAIIRNSAGGYGYDVTDVAAIRYRVQKMGAQRIIYVTDARQADHFAIAFAVARKAGYLPEDVETTHVGFGMVLGPDGHPFKTREGTAVHLDDLLDEAEENAVPQVALAAIKYADLSSGLQKDYIFDAERMTQTTGNTGPYLQYAHARCANILRQANSEIGEITTLAEPAEQNLALALTQFSDTVQTVAEELTPHKLCTYLYDLADKFSKFYENCPVLKSEGNVRDSRLALVAATKKVLAKGLDLLGIVAPEKM